A genomic stretch from Setaria italica strain Yugu1 chromosome VII, Setaria_italica_v2.0, whole genome shotgun sequence includes:
- the LOC106804410 gene encoding uncharacterized protein K02A2.6-like codes for MVGPLKKAPGGTTHLLVVVDKFTKWIEAKPITNIRSQEANDFFLDIIYWFGVPNYIITDNGTNFTGKKFLNFCDGYSIRVDWASVGHPRTNGQVKRANGMVLQGLKPCIFDRLKKHAERWVTELPAVLWSLRTTPNLSTGFTPFFLDAVDLLEEAREVALIHSARY; via the exons ATGGTTGGGCCCCTCAAAAAGGCCCCAGGTGGCACTACTCACctactggtggtggtggacaagttcaccaagtggatcgaggcgaAACCCATCACCAACATTCGCTCGCAAGAGGCGAACGACTTCTTCCTCGACATCATCTACTGGTTCGGTGTCCCAAACTATATCATCACAGACAACGGAACCAACTTCACCGGCAAGAAGTTCCTGAACTTCTGTGATGGTTACAGTATCAGGGTTGACTGGGCCTCGGTCGGGCACCCGCGGACCAACGGTCAGGTCAAGCGGGCCAATGGCATGGTCCTCCAAGGGCTGAAGCCATGCATTTTTGACCGGCTCAAGAAGCATGCCGAACGATGGGTCACGGAGCTCCCAGCGGTCCTCTGGAGCCTCAGGACGACCCCGAACCTGTCCACAGGGTTCACCCCCTTCTTCCTG GACGCGGTCGACCTGCTCGAGGAGGCGCGTGAGGTAGCCCTCATCCACTCCGCCCGCTACTAG